In the genome of Gemmatimonadaceae bacterium, the window GGCGTACCGCCCCAACAACCACCCGCCCACCGGCCGCATGAAGAAGCCCACCGCGAACACGGCCGCGGCATTCAAGAGCTGCGCGGTCTGGCTGGCCGGCGGAAAGAACGCCTGGGCGAAGTACAACGAGAACGCCGAGTAGACGTACCAGTCGTACCATTCCACCAGATTGCCGATGGAGCCGCCAAAGATGGCGCGCAGTCGCTGGCGCGACGACCCGGGCTCGGGAGCAGGCACTGCGGCTGGCATGGGCGTGGAGATTGGCATGCGGCAAGCTGCCACGCCGCGCGCGCCCTGTCGACTGCGGGGTGCCCCCATGCACGCGAACCGCATAAATTCCCATGACCGAATCCGAGGGCGCGGCTCCCATGGCCGCGCCTTCGCCGTTTCGGCCAACTCCCTCGACCATGTCCCTGCGCCCCCATCGAGACTTCCTCAACATCAGCGACTTCTCCGCGCATGAGACGTTCGCGCTCTGTGCCATGGCCGAGCGCATGCGATCCCGGGAGTACGATCGCAAGCCGCTGGCCGGCATGGCGTTGGCGATGATCTTCATGAAGTCGTCCACCAGAACTCGCGTTTCGTTCGAGGTGGGTGCCACGCAGCTCGGTGCCACCGCGCACTTTCTCTCGCCGCGCGACGTGCATATCGGGCGCGGTGAACCCATCGAAGACACGGCGCGGGTCCTGTCGCGCTATGTCGATGGCATCATGATCCGCACCTACGCGCACGCCGACGTCGAGCGTCTGGCGGAGTACTCCGGCGTTCCCGTGATCAACGGCCTCACAGACCTGTCGCATCCCTGTCAGGTGCTGGCCGACGTGCTCACCATGCGGCAGTACCTCGGCGACGTGCGAGGGCACACCGTGGCCTGGATTGGCGATGGCAACAACATGGCCAACTCCTGGATTGAGGCGGCCGCGCACCTGGGGTTTGCGCTGCGGCTGGCATGCCCGGAAGGCTACGACCCTGACGCGGGGTTTCTGGCCAAGGCCGCGTCGGCCGACGTGCGGTTGCTGCGCGACCCGCGCGAGGCCGTTGAGGGCGCCGACGTCGTCACCACCGACGTCTGGGCGTCGATGGGACAGGAGGAGGAACACAAGCTCCGCGCGAAGGCGTTTGCCTACTTTCAGGTGAACGCGGCGCTCATGGCACGCGCCGCGTCACACGCCATCTTCCTGCATTGTCTCCCGGCCCATCGCGGCGAGGAAGTGTCGGCGGAGGTGATCGACGGCGCGCAGAGTGCGGTATGGGATGAAGCGGAGAACCGTCTGCACATCCAGAAGGCGATCATGGCCGTCCTCATGGGACGAGAGGTCCTCTGCTGATGCGTCCAACTGCTGGTTCTCAGGCACCCGATTTCACCGTGCTCACCGACACCGGAGAGTCACTGACGCTGTCGTCACTCCGCGGTCGACCCGTGGTGCTGTACTTCTATCCCAAGGACGACACCTCCGGGTGCACCACCCAGGCGTGCGAATTCCGCGACCTCTTTCCGCGCTTCGCCACCAGCGGGGCCGTCATCCTCGGTGTCAGCCCAGACCCGGTCAAGTCGCACGTCAAATTCAAGGCGAAATACGACCTGCCGTTCACCCTGTTGGCCGACACGGAAAAGGCCATCGCCATGGCCTACGACGTGTGGAAGGAGAAATCCATGTATGGCCGCAAGTACATGGGTGTCGAACGCACCACGTTCGTCATCGACGCCAAGGGGCAGATCGCCAAGGTCTTCGAGAAGGTGATCCCGGCCGGCCACGCGGCGGCGGTTCAAAAGGTCCTCGACGGGCTCTGAGCGTAGGCGTCCGATGCATGCGTGGCCTGCTGCCACGCTGGCATCCCGTAGTGGCGCGGCTCTGCCATTTTCGGCAGCCGGCAGGCATCTTTAGCCACCGGCCGATCACCGGCCGAGCCAACCGGATCCCGCCTGATGACTGCTACTGCTGCCGGCGCACTCAAGCGCACCCCGCTTCACGATGTCCACGTCGCGCTCGGCGCGAAGATCGTCCCCTTCGCCGGCTACGAGATGCCGGTGCAATACCCCCAGGGGATCACCGCTGAACACAAGGCTGTGCGCGAGGCGTGCGGCATGTTCGACGTCTCACACATGGGCGAAGTGCTGGTGCGTGGCCCTGACGCCATTCGGTTCGTGTCATCGGTAACCAGCAACGACGTGGCGGCGCTGGCCATCGGACAGATCCAGTACTCCACGTTGCTGCGGGCCGACGGCACTATCGTCGATGATTTGCTGGTCTATCGGTTTGCCGATCAGCTCATGCTGGTGATCAACGCCAGCAACCGGGACAAGGATATTGCGCACCTGCGAGCCAATATCTTCGAATATGAATGCACCATGACCGATATCAGCGACAGTATTGCGTTGCTGGCCATTCAAGGGCCCGACGCGGCGGGTGTGGTGCAGTCGTTGGCCGACGTGCCGCTGGGTGACGTGAAGTACTACCGCTTCACCGAGGGTCGTGTGGCCGGCGTGCCCTGCACGATTTCGCGCACCGGATACACCGGGGAGGATGGGTTCGAGCTGTACTTCGATGCGACCAAGGCCGTGTCGGTGTGGAACGCCGTCATGGCCACCGGCAAGGTGACGCCAACGGGACTCGGCGCGCGCGATTCGCTGCGTTTGGAAGCGGGGTTGTGCCTGTACGGCCATGAACTCAACGATCAGGTCACGCCAATCGAAGCGGGACTCAATTGGATCGTGAAGCTCGGCAAGGCCGAGACGTTTGTCGGTCGCGATGTGCTGGCGCGGCAGCACAACGAAGGGACCGATCGTCGCCTGGTGGGTTTCACCATCGATGAGCGGGCCATCCCGCGGCAAGGCTATCCCGTCACCTACGGCGGCATGCCGTTCGGTGAAGTGTGCAGCGGCATCATGAGTCCCACGCTGGGTGTGCCGGTCGGCACCTGCTATCTGCCCAGCGCGGCGGCCGTCGTCGGGACGCAGTTCGAAATTGAAATCCGTGGCAAGAAACTGCCGGCCCGGGTGGTGAAGCTGCCGTTCTACAAGCGACCGGCCAAGGCATGACCGCGCGCACGCGCGCCGCCTCGACGCGGCGTGGGGGAAGCGGCGACGACGCGCCCAGCGTCGTCGCCATTCTCATGAGCGACGTCGAACCGGCCGTGCGGCTCAATGCTGCGCTCGAGGCGCTGGGGTTTTCCGTGGTGACCATCTCGCCGATGGATGATGTGCGCGGTGATTTGCGTCGCGCCTCGCCGGACTTGCTGGTGCTCACCGGGGCGTTGCTTGATTCCGCCAACATCGCGCTGGTGCGTCAGCAACTGTGGGACAGCATTCCCGTGGTCGGTCTCACCGATGTGTCCGATCCGGCGATGCAGGATCGACTGCGCGACATCGGATACGCGGAGACATGGCCCAAGCCCATCGTGCTGGACGACGTGGTGGACGGCATTCGCCGCCGCATCGAGCGCCAGCGATTGGCCGAGTTGACCGGACTGGTGGGGGAGTCCGAGCCGATCCGTGAAGTGTTGGTAAAGGTGGAACAGATCGCACCGGTGTCGAGCACGGTGTTGATCGAAGGGGAGAGTGGTACCGGCAAGGAACTGGTGGCACGCGCCATTCATCGGCTGGGGCCTCGCCGTGCCAAACCGTTCATCGCGGTGAACGTGGGCGCGTTGCCCGAGACGTTATTGGAAAGCGAGTTGTTCGGGCACGAGAAAGGCGCCTTCACGGGGGCGGCGGAGCGGCGACTTGGACGTTTCGAGTTGGCGGACGCCGGTACCTTGTTCCTCGACGAAATCGGCGATGTGCCGCCCAGCACCCAGGTCAAGCTGCTGCGGGTGCTTGAGGAACGTGAAGTGACGCGTGTGGGCGGTGTGCAGGCAATTCCCATCGACGTCCGCGTCGTGGCGGCCACCAACCGACCGTTGCGCGAGCATGTGGAGGAAGGCGGCTTTCGCGCCGACTTGTACTATCGCCTCAACGTGCTGCGCATTTATCTGCCGCCGTTGCGCGAGCGACGGGACGATATCCCGCTGCTGGTGCGGCGCTTTGTGTCGGAATTTTCACGCCAGCATGATCGGCCGTTTCACGGCATCGCGGCCGAAGCCATGGCTTCGCTGGTGGAGTACCCGTGGCCCGGAAACGTGCGCGAATTGCGCAACCTCATCGAAAGCATGGTGGTGTTGGCGCATGGCCGGGAAATCGTGGCGGATGACATTCCCCGCGCGATTCGTGACGGTGGCGGGCGCCGATTGCCGGTGCACATTGGCCCGCTGGTGCGCGAGGGGGAGCGGGCTCAGGGACGCGAGTTCGAGTTCATCGTCCGTTCGCTGGTCGAACTCAAGTTACAGGTGGAGGAGTTGCGTCGTCGAATGGATGTGGAAGGGCGTGCGTCGACGCCGGCGTGGGTCGGGGAAGTCCGATCGCCGGCCGTTGGCGCGTCCGTGTACGGCGACGTGTCGGCACCGATGGGTTTGGTTCGCGGCATCGAGCCGCGCGACCAGGAAGTTGCGCCAACGGTGATCACTCTGGGACCGGGGATGACGATGGCCGAAATCGAGCGCGTGGCCATCCTGGCGGCTCTTCGGGATTCTTCCGGAAATCGTCGGAAAGCCGCCGAACGGTTGGGGATTGGCGAGCGCACGCTGTACCGGAAGCTGCGCGAGTACGACGTTGATGTGGATATCGACGAAGGGGAGGGCGATGGCGCCCTCGACGCAGGTTGAGGTGCGAACCGTTACGTCCATGCGAGACAACGCCTTGGGAGATTTCGCGCCTTGCTCTCTGGCGGACTTGTCCACATATTGGCACACGATCCAGTCGGTCGACCCCAGTTGGTCCGAACCCACCGCGGAGCCATATCTGTCGATCCCCGTCAATTTTGGCACGAGCTCGTCATCGACGCCCGTGTCACCAAGTGCGGTTGTAGGGAGCGTCCTCCCTTTGCGGCGGGCTGAAGAACTGATTTCCACCCTTCCCGGGGTGTTGTCCGTGCGCATCGTGCCCGGTGACAGTGGCGCGATTGATGAAATCCATGTCCTGACGACCAACGAAATCGTCCCCAAGAACATGGTGCGCAACATCGAGAGCGCGCTCATGGCCCAGCTGGGGCTGCGGATCAACCACCGAAAGGTCAGCATCGCCCAGTCACTCGACCCCGTGCGGGCGGCCGACATGCCGCACCACGCCACGCCGAGCCCGGTGCCAACCACCCCGCAGATGCCTCCCGGGGCTATTCCCGGGGTCGCGAATCCTGCCTACGTCTCCTCTCAGGCCAGTGCGGCCCAGGCGGCGGCCCAGGCATCGGTTATGGCTGGGCTTGCTTCGGCTTCTGCGCCGACGGTCGATACTCAAACTGTCGGCCGTCGCAAGCTGATTTTCGAGGACGTGGAAGTGCGGCGGTCTCGGACACGCGGCGTGCTGTGCAAGGTCACCCTGAGCCGGGAAGGGCAGGAGTATTTCGGGGAAGCGGAGGGGCAGGAGAGCGAGCGGTCGCGTGTGGAGTTGGCCGCGCGGGCGACCGTGCTGGCGATCGTGGAGTCGATGAAGGCGACACCCGGCGGCGACCGGAGTCTGGCGCTGGAAGGCTCGAAGTTGATCGATGCGTTTGATCGCGAATTCATTTTCGTCAGCGTCATTGCGCGCCTGGGGCGCGAGAACGCGGTGCTGACGGGCAGCTGTGAAGTGCGGGAGAGCAAAGAGACCGGCGCGGTGTTGGCGGTGCTCGATGCGACCAACCGTTGGATGCATCTCGATCGTTGAACAGCGCGTCTGATGCATTCGGCATCGGGCGCACGCACACACCTTTCATCGTCCCGATAGACGATAACCCAAAACGTCCCCCGTCATCCCGGTAGAGCGGAGCCGAGCGGGCAGGCCAAGCAGTATGAGCGGAGCCAACATTCGATAGCACGTCCAGTCCCGAGCGGGACAACGTGACTGACCCGATGGAGGTGACGCATTATGGAATTTCTGGCCCAGCTCGTGAGCGCGATTTCTTCGTTCGTGTTCGCGGAAACGAAGATTTGGATGTAACCTGACCGAGTGACGGGGGCGACTCAATCCGATGAGCAGAGCGTTCTCACTTACGTGTATGCAATCGTGGCGGCGGCATTCGCCTGCTAGCAGGGCTAGTCGTGCCCGAGCCAGGTTCGTTTGACCTGTTGGTGGGCAGTCAGCTTCGCTAACGCTCGTCGGCTTTGTAGGTACTTCTTGCAGGTTACCAGCTCAAGGTACCACCACTGGCGGTGGTCGCTTTGCGCCGTACCTCTCTGCAGTGGTTCTGTATCCTGCGTGGACAACAATCGCACTCGTAGCAGGTGCAGTAAGCGTCGCAGAATTCAACACGAAGAAGCAGCAGGCGATCAAGCGCGCCTTCAACATCGCGCAGCTCTTGCGGCTGCGTCGGCGGTAGCCGCGTTTGGCTTCCTCGGCGGAACTGCATTCCAGGTCGAAAGAA includes:
- the gcvT gene encoding glycine cleavage system aminomethyltransferase GcvT, with product MTATAAGALKRTPLHDVHVALGAKIVPFAGYEMPVQYPQGITAEHKAVREACGMFDVSHMGEVLVRGPDAIRFVSSVTSNDVAALAIGQIQYSTLLRADGTIVDDLLVYRFADQLMLVINASNRDKDIAHLRANIFEYECTMTDISDSIALLAIQGPDAAGVVQSLADVPLGDVKYYRFTEGRVAGVPCTISRTGYTGEDGFELYFDATKAVSVWNAVMATGKVTPTGLGARDSLRLEAGLCLYGHELNDQVTPIEAGLNWIVKLGKAETFVGRDVLARQHNEGTDRRLVGFTIDERAIPRQGYPVTYGGMPFGEVCSGIMSPTLGVPVGTCYLPSAAAVVGTQFEIEIRGKKLPARVVKLPFYKRPAKA
- a CDS encoding alpha-ketoglutarate transporter, whose amino-acid sequence is MPAAVPAPEPGSSRQRLRAIFGGSIGNLVEWYDWYVYSAFSLYFAQAFFPPASQTAQLLNAAAVFAVGFFMRPVGGWLLGRYA
- the bcp gene encoding thioredoxin-dependent thiol peroxidase — its product is MRPTAGSQAPDFTVLTDTGESLTLSSLRGRPVVLYFYPKDDTSGCTTQACEFRDLFPRFATSGAVILGVSPDPVKSHVKFKAKYDLPFTLLADTEKAIAMAYDVWKEKSMYGRKYMGVERTTFVIDAKGQIAKVFEKVIPAGHAAAVQKVLDGL
- the argF gene encoding ornithine carbamoyltransferase, coding for MSLRPHRDFLNISDFSAHETFALCAMAERMRSREYDRKPLAGMALAMIFMKSSTRTRVSFEVGATQLGATAHFLSPRDVHIGRGEPIEDTARVLSRYVDGIMIRTYAHADVERLAEYSGVPVINGLTDLSHPCQVLADVLTMRQYLGDVRGHTVAWIGDGNNMANSWIEAAAHLGFALRLACPEGYDPDAGFLAKAASADVRLLRDPREAVEGADVVTTDVWASMGQEEEHKLRAKAFAYFQVNAALMARAASHAIFLHCLPAHRGEEVSAEVIDGAQSAVWDEAENRLHIQKAIMAVLMGREVLC
- a CDS encoding sigma-54-dependent Fis family transcriptional regulator produces the protein MTARTRAASTRRGGSGDDAPSVVAILMSDVEPAVRLNAALEALGFSVVTISPMDDVRGDLRRASPDLLVLTGALLDSANIALVRQQLWDSIPVVGLTDVSDPAMQDRLRDIGYAETWPKPIVLDDVVDGIRRRIERQRLAELTGLVGESEPIREVLVKVEQIAPVSSTVLIEGESGTGKELVARAIHRLGPRRAKPFIAVNVGALPETLLESELFGHEKGAFTGAAERRLGRFELADAGTLFLDEIGDVPPSTQVKLLRVLEEREVTRVGGVQAIPIDVRVVAATNRPLREHVEEGGFRADLYYRLNVLRIYLPPLRERRDDIPLLVRRFVSEFSRQHDRPFHGIAAEAMASLVEYPWPGNVRELRNLIESMVVLAHGREIVADDIPRAIRDGGGRRLPVHIGPLVREGERAQGREFEFIVRSLVELKLQVEELRRRMDVEGRASTPAWVGEVRSPAVGASVYGDVSAPMGLVRGIEPRDQEVAPTVITLGPGMTMAEIERVAILAALRDSSGNRRKAAERLGIGERTLYRKLREYDVDVDIDEGEGDGALDAG